A segment of the Delphinus delphis chromosome 20, mDelDel1.2, whole genome shotgun sequence genome:
GCACCAGCCTGACATTTGGATGGAAGCACCGATTGGCCCAGGAGGGGGCCAGAAAGtccagggtggggagggacaggaaAAGTGGGAAGGTCTCAGGCCGCTGAGCCAGTGATGGGGCCTCCGGCTCCAGGCAGCCAGCCGGCTGACAGCAGGGAGGCCCAGAGCCAAGATGGAGATCGTGCACCTGCTCACAGAGGCTGAGTGACAGCTTGGCAGGCAAGCGTGATGGCCCTGCCTACTCCCAAcctgcccaggagacagcctaTCAACAGGGTGGGGAGCGGGTGGTGTGAATGCATATATTGGGAAAGCAGGGAGCCTGGAAAACCTCTCCTCACAGCTTCCGGCACGAAGCCCCCATACCTACCTCTAGCCAGAGGTGAGAGACAGCAAGGTTGGGGGCAGTGGATGTGCGGGGTGTCGAAGAGGGAAGAGTGCTGAGCTCCCTTTCCCAcccattcatacacacacacacacacgcacacacgcgcgtgCAGGCTCACGCTCACACCCACTACACACACGCGATCCAGTTGACAGCCTGAGCTAAGAGACGGGTGTGGGGTGGCCGGGGATGGGTCACAATCGGAAAGGTGAACAGTGGCGAGAATGGCTGTAGAAAGATGCATAATTTTGCGTTATCCCTCACAGTGATGGGTTCTGTAAAgatctttcctccttctcttccttttcctcttagaGCTCCTCTGCCCCCTCGAGACCCGCGGCGCTTGTTCCCCCTTCTCCTCTTGCTCTCGGCCTCAGACCGCCCGCGGGGGGACTCCAGGGCACTGGGTTCTTCCTACATCCTCCACCACAGCCAGCCCAGGGCGGAGAGGAGGGTCAGAGGCCCTGGGGGCCTTGGGGCCGAGTTCTCCAGGGATCCTGGgcctggggaaagagagagggtcAGGGGAGGAGGCCCAGAGTGGGGAGACCCCATGTGTGTCTCTCCCGAGCGTCTTGTCTCTGCTCTGAGGGTGTGGTCTGAGGATGCCTCCTGGGGAcctttctgggctttctttcactcagtgtGCCTGTCCTCTGACTGTTTTAGTCTAAGCATCTGGCTGATGACTGTCTTCTCCACCTGCAAAGCTCTCCCCACAGATCTTGGCCGGGCTGGCTTCTCCCGACCACTCAGGTCTCAGTTCAAATGTTAccccctccaggaagctttctctGATGAGCTTATCCAATGCTACCATCCccaattctattatttattttctttgtagccCTTATTGatatgcaagattttttttttgcttatttatgtgtgtatgtattcgttggcttttcattttacttatgtgTCTACTTGTTTATTGCGTTTCTACTACTGCTAGACTGTAAGCTGTGCAAGTCCCTAGACCTTGGCTCCTTTGTGCATTGCTGTGTCCCGAGCACCCAATGCCTGGCCCTTAGTGGGCGCCCAATGAATGTGTCTGTAGAAGGGATCGGTTTCTTGCTCAGTCGAGGGTGCGTCTCTTTCCTAAGTTCGGGGACAGTCTGGGGTCGGCCCGGCATCTCCACCTCTCTGGCCCCGCCCACTCAGCCCCGGCCCCACCCACGCCgctccggccccgcccctcctgcCGCTCAGGGACGCACGCAGGAGCCGCATGGAGGCGCTGGACATTCCCAGCCGGTTGGCTGCGCGACACGTGTAGTTGCCGTAATGCCGGGCGCTCACGTTGGCGAAGAGAAGCATCGAGCGGGTGCGCTCCGTCTGCACCTTCAGGCCCTCGGCCGTGCCACTGCTCAGCCTGCCGGGGATCCGGGTGAGGGACCAGGCCGCAGGACCCCGGCCCGGGGCCCTCTCCAGGCGGAAAGCCCAACCCCCTGACTGTCAGGCTCCCCGATTCCCTGGAGACCCTACATTCTGTTCCCTACCCCAGCGACCCCTAGCCTCGGGTTCTAGCGCCACTACCTCGGGCCACTCCCGCCGACGCCCCTCTCCAGAAAGCCTAGCCCCTCAGGGACACTGGACTCTCTCAGTGTGTACCTCCGACCACTAGGGGCACCCAGGCCCCGCTAGACCCCAGATGTAatggtcccctaaccctaaaacttctcTGCCGGATCCTCAGTATCGACCCCATCCCAGACCTTCTTCCTGAAGAGCTGGAGGAGACCAGGCTCCAGCATTCATCATTCTGGGACCCAAATTTCCAGTAAGCCACCACAGTTTTCCTGGGGCTCAGAGGACCCCAACACCTAGAAGCCGGACCCTCAAGTTCTCAGGAACCAGTactctgctccctctgcccccctccccgcgGTCCAAAGGACcaagggcccccccccccccatcaccACCACGGCCGGCCCCGGTGCCGTCCTCACAGTCTGTCATCCTTGTACCACTGGAAATCCGCGGGGGGCACGGCCATAGCTTCGCAGCGCAGGAGGGCGGCCCGGCCCACGGCTGTGCGGGCGCTGGTCACGTCCGTGATGGTCGGAGGATCTGGTGAGGGACCAGGGTCAGCGAATTCTCCTAGCCGGGTGCGGACGAAGgggtcccacccccagcccgCTCCTCTCTCCTTACCAGGAGTCCAGGTCTCCAGCATCCCCCCCCACAAAGACTCCTTCCTCGCGCAGActcacccccttcctcctccctcacacCCTTCATCCCCAGGGACCCAGGACCCGCCCCGCTTTCGTGCCCAGTGCCAGGGGGGCTCACAGTTGACTGTGACCAGCACGCGGCGGCTGTCAGGTGCAGAGTTAACCCCGTTGTGAGTCACGCACTCGTATTCCCCGGCCTGGCCCCGCTGGATGTCGTAAATCTCAAGGATCTCACCTTCCGAGGTGAAGCCatctgtggggggaggggaggggagggggcggggccagaCACAAACACTTAACACGGGACAACACGGGCACAACACGGACACACATCAGCGGGGCGGACAGCGCAGGGCCTGGAGTGCCCGGGTCAGTGGGAATGGGGAGGGGCTTGCCGGGCCTGGGATCTCCTGCTAGGGGTGGGGCACAGAATGAGAATCTGGGGCTTAGTAACTAGAACCCAGTGGGGAGGGTCCTAGAATTGGGGGCGTTCAGGGGATACAGCGATCTGGGAGTCCATAACTCAGATCGTGTAGCTCACAGGACCCAGTGGGGAGGATCCAGAGTTCTGGGATCTAGCCCTCGGGGCCCAAGGAATCAGGATCTGGTGACTGGGGTCAGCAATCCAGATATCTGGGGTCTCGTGACAGAGCGCTGGCTCAGGAGACCCTTTGGGACTCAGAGCATCCGGGGATCCAGAGACTCGAGCCCCGGACTGTGGGGCTCAGGTGAACCACTAGGGGAGGATCCAAGGACCTGAGACCTAGTTACTGGGTTCTGGGGTCCCAAGGGATCTACCGATCGGCACAACTGGTCTCCAAAGACCCCGTGAGTAAGGATCTAGGGATCTGGGAAATGGTAGTAGAGATCTAGGTAGAAGGGGAGTGGGTGATGTCTGGGACCTGGAATGTCCCTTTCAGGCCCCTTGGCTCTCTGTTTGGGGGCAGCCATGGTTCTTAGCCCTAGCACTGGAATCCCTTGAAGGGCTTGTTCAGACAGATTGTGGTGGTGATGTGGGGAGGGGTGGTTCTGACTCATGAGCTCTGAGGTGGGCCAAAGAGTGTGCATTTCTgtcaagtttccaggtgatgccaatgctgCCAGTCTGGGGcccacactctgagaaccacaGGCCTAAGGCATCTGGTAGAAATGTAGTGATGCGAGCAGGAGACGGGAGCGTGGGCCAGGGCCGTGGCTGGAACCTGGCTCTGGCCATCTAGTGCTAGGGGTCTGAATCCAGGAGAATCCTGTGAGCTGGGGGGAAAGAGACTGAGGCTGCTGGGGTCGGGGATGTGGGGCAAGCTGGGATCTAGGAGGTGATTTGGAGGAAACGCCCAGGCCTGGGATGGCACGTGGGGAAGGCTCCAAGGCTCTGGGGTCTTCCAGTGAAATAGCAGGGCCAGGGTAGGAGGGGGAAATCCAGTCATCACAAGGGTTCCGGGGGAATCAAGGGAGGGGGGTCATGGGAGATCCTGGGTATCTAGCTAGGGATATGGGGAATTGAGGGGCCCAGACTGCGGAGTGGGGGAAGGGGCTTTCGGCCAGGGGTGGGGTCCTCACCTCGGAGCTGCCTCCAGGTGACCGTGGGCTCCGGCCGCCCCACGGCCAGGCAGAGCAGGTTCACATTGCTCCCCTCGTTCACGGTCACGGGCGAAGAGATATTCACGATGCGGGCAGGGACTGCAGGCCGGAGGGAAGGTCAGTGAGAGGCCAGATGTGGGCTCCCaagacccaggatccaggcctGGCCCCTCCTCCTTCAGACCCAGGGGTCTGGGCCCCCAGCCCCtactccctcagacccaggggtctgggcccccagcccctcctccctcagacccaggagtccagacccctggcccctcccccctcagacccaggatccaggcccctggcccctcccccctcagacccagagtccagacccccagcccctcctccctcagacccaggagtcccCGCCCCTAAtccctcccccctcagacccaggatccaggcccccagcccctcccgcctcagacccaggatccaggcccccggcccctcctccctcagacccaggatccaggcccccggccccgcccccctcagacccaggatccaggcccccggcccctcccccctcagacccaggggtccaGCTGACACTCCTCTTTCTGGAAGCAATCCTGTGTGTTCCATTCCCTCTGGGTCTGGCTGCTTCCCCAGCTGCTGGTCTTGTCTCCATcactccttctcagtctctctccaccttcctcctaacttggtttctattttctatcttcTGGCCTGAattcctccttccccatctctatttttattgattagtattactattaaaaaaattatttaacgaATGCTCGTATGGTGCTTCCTGTGTGTAAGTTTACAGTGTTCTAAGTGTTTGGCAAAAATTAACCCATTAAACCCTCACTACTGCCTTCTGGGGTAGATGTTGCGCTACTCATCAATTCTAACACCCAGGGGCGtttcccacctccacccacccGTGTGCGCATTTCTCCAGTCAGGATGGTTTTATGGCGTAGGACGCCAGTGTTTCACTgggaggggttttttgttttgtttttttccccatttctagCCAGGCATAAAATAAAGGTGCCCCTTCCAGCTGACGATGTTTTGGACTTGATACATGACAGCGTCATCCCTGTTTTGCAGATGCGGAGTCTGAGACCGCCCGGCTCGCTCTGGGTCCCTCAGCCCCTGGGTGGTGGCGGTGAGCTTGGAACCTGGAGGAATCTGGCTTCAAGTCGGGGCTTGTCCACGGCCCCGCTGGGCTGTCCCTGTGGTCCTGTCTCTGCAAGTGCTCCCTGCACTCCAGACCACCTCTGATGCCACGTGAGGCAGCCTCCTGCCCTCTCCGTGGatttctccagccccacctctcccACTCTGCGCATCCAGCCCCCGCACGTGCTGTTCTTTTTCCGGGACCAGGCCTGCACCCACCTGAAGGTCTCAGCTCAGACGTTATGTCTGGGAAGCTGCCTCTCCTTGGAAAGTCACCTGCAAAGGGGCAGGGACAGCCTGCCTGGctcctcctctgtccccagcccGCGGAGCAATGCTTGCAGGTAGCAGGTGCTCCGTAAACAgggctgagtgaatgaatgcggTCTTCCTCCGAGTCCACGCTCAGCCCTGTAGCTCTCCTGCCCTAGAAGTTGCCTGTGACTTTCCCTCCCTCTGCTTGGCTGGAATTCGTGAGGGCAGGGTGTGTGTCTGCCTTCCCACGGCGGTGTCCCAGGGATCAGCGAGGACATGAGGGTCCCCTGTCCCCTGTGCCCGCCACCCGGgcccctcccgcccacccccacccagggccgcAGCTGAGGGCTCACCGTGGACGATGAGGTAGACCTGAGTGGTGTACGGCTGGCGGCGCGTCTGGAAGGAGCAGGTGTAGAGGCCCTCGTCGCCCAGCCCCACCTGGGTGATGAGGATGGAGAACTCCTCGGGCGTGTTGGTGAGCAGCCGCACTC
Coding sequences within it:
- the IGLON5 gene encoding igLON family member 5, which produces MPPPAPGARLRLLAAAALAGLAVISRGLLSQSLEFSSPADNYTVCEGDNATLSCFIDEHVTRVAWLNRSNILYAGNDRWTSDPRVRLLTNTPEEFSILITQVGLGDEGLYTCSFQTRRQPYTTQVYLIVHVPARIVNISSPVTVNEGSNVNLLCLAVGRPEPTVTWRQLRDGFTSEGEILEIYDIQRGQAGEYECVTHNGVNSAPDSRRVLVTVNYPPTITDVTSARTAVGRAALLRCEAMAVPPADFQWYKDDRLLSSGTAEGLKVQTERTRSMLLFANVSARHYGNYTCRAANRLGMSSASMRLLRPGSLENSAPRPPGPLTLLSALGWLWWRM